The Parashewanella tropica genome window below encodes:
- a CDS encoding IS110 family transposase, with protein sequence MNTPHIIGIDLGKNSFHLVGHDQSGQRLFKKKLTRQKLLEFLAFHEPVIIAMESCGGSHWLARKCSEFGHTAKLIPPQYVKPYVKTNKNDFIDADAIAEAASRPTMRFSSPKTESAQVISTIQKIRNGYIRERTACMNRIGSILLEFGISLPKGHFIMKGLFQWLADKNQHLPPLIVFELTELHEHYLNLNERIASQANKVERILADNEQVKQLQSIPGIGPVVASACVSSVSEPSDFKNGRNFAAWIGLVPLQHSTGGKTILLGISKRGNKELRTLFIHGARSILWRDKSAEKYFGSWLINLKKRKPFNVAVVALANKIARIAWAVLVNKKSFEIRI encoded by the coding sequence ATGAATACTCCACACATTATTGGAATCGACTTAGGTAAAAACTCTTTTCATTTAGTTGGCCATGACCAATCTGGTCAACGGTTATTTAAGAAAAAGCTTACTCGCCAAAAGCTACTCGAATTTTTGGCATTTCATGAGCCGGTGATCATAGCTATGGAATCGTGCGGCGGCTCTCACTGGCTCGCGAGAAAATGTTCTGAGTTTGGACATACTGCTAAGTTAATCCCTCCCCAATATGTAAAGCCATACGTTAAAACTAATAAAAATGATTTCATTGATGCCGATGCTATTGCTGAAGCCGCTTCTCGACCAACTATGAGGTTCTCGTCTCCAAAAACAGAATCAGCTCAAGTTATCTCGACCATTCAAAAAATTCGTAATGGGTATATTAGAGAGCGAACCGCATGCATGAACAGAATAGGCTCAATTCTTCTTGAATTCGGGATAAGTTTGCCAAAAGGACACTTTATTATGAAAGGTCTGTTTCAATGGCTAGCTGATAAGAATCAACATCTTCCACCCCTAATTGTTTTTGAGTTAACAGAGTTACATGAACACTATCTGAACCTTAATGAGCGTATAGCATCACAAGCGAATAAAGTTGAGAGAATTCTTGCTGATAATGAGCAAGTTAAACAATTACAAAGTATCCCAGGCATAGGTCCTGTTGTCGCAAGCGCTTGTGTATCATCTGTTAGTGAACCAAGCGACTTCAAAAATGGACGAAATTTCGCAGCATGGATTGGGCTTGTTCCCCTCCAGCACTCTACAGGTGGAAAAACCATATTACTTGGAATATCAAAACGTGGAAATAAAGAGCTGAGAACACTATTCATCCATGGTGCGAGGTCTATTTTGTGGCGAGATAAATCTGCAGAGAAATACTTTGGTTCATGGCTTATCAACCTTAAAAAACGAAAGCCTTTTAACGTTGCTGTAGTTGCATTAGCCAACAAAATAGCCCGTATAGCCTGGGCAGTTTTAGTCAATAAAAAGTCTTTTGAAATCAGAATATAG
- a CDS encoding MATE family Na+-driven efflux transporter: MIGQQNDINWKLWLTLSVASFIPLIYKTVRIHFLGTMPETGTFSIAAQVAWLNVGYEVISDAFILPLAYILGRVSSNTSRFNERFSGAFLALIVVYSICTSFVLLYAPELVVAMKQQQALYEKTVEYIRLEAIAIFISSCYGLISLALVLYNRHKALYLLLLIQTLFTIACDTVFVSQYSFSIKLGVNGMAITNIIVSLAMMVIGYNALSKSGIRLSLRDLDFGKLNWFREWFKVGTKSGLESLVRNIAFIIMILQMINELNHAGTFWIANGFIWGWLLLPVLS; this comes from the coding sequence TTGATAGGTCAACAGAATGATATCAACTGGAAGCTTTGGCTGACATTATCTGTTGCTAGCTTTATCCCTTTAATTTACAAAACTGTCCGTATTCATTTTTTGGGTACGATGCCCGAAACTGGCACTTTTAGCATTGCTGCTCAAGTTGCTTGGTTGAATGTTGGGTATGAAGTTATTAGTGATGCATTCATTCTCCCTTTGGCATATATCCTTGGGAGGGTTAGCTCGAATACTAGTCGTTTTAATGAGCGCTTCTCAGGGGCTTTCTTGGCTTTGATAGTGGTTTACAGTATTTGTACGTCGTTTGTCTTACTGTACGCTCCTGAGCTTGTTGTAGCGATGAAGCAACAACAGGCCTTATATGAGAAAACAGTCGAATATATCAGGTTAGAGGCGATTGCGATCTTTATTAGCAGTTGTTATGGGCTCATCAGCTTGGCTCTAGTGCTTTACAATCGACATAAAGCTCTCTATTTACTTTTGCTTATACAAACGCTATTTACGATTGCTTGTGATACTGTTTTTGTTAGCCAATATTCCTTCTCCATAAAGCTAGGCGTTAACGGAATGGCTATAACAAATATCATCGTGTCGTTGGCTATGATGGTAATTGGATATAACGCACTTAGTAAGAGTGGAATCCGACTTTCATTAAGAGATTTAGATTTTGGAAAGCTCAATTGGTTTCGTGAATGGTTTAAAGTCGGAACCAAGTCGGGATTAGAGTCATTGGTAAGAAACATAGCCTTCATCATCATGATCTTACAAATGATTAATGAATTGAATCATGCTGGAACGTTTTGGATAGCTAACGGTTTCATTTGGGGATGGCTATTACTTCCAGTCCTTTCTTAA